The Medicago truncatula cultivar Jemalong A17 chromosome 7, MtrunA17r5.0-ANR, whole genome shotgun sequence genome includes the window TTGTTTACAACAAAGAATTCATGTTTTCAGAAACTGTTGAATAAAGGTTTTTTTACAAGAGCTCAGAAACTATATTTAGCAAAAAGAATCCTCAACAGAGAAAGTGAATCACAGATTCATGGCATCTAAATCAGTCATCATATGAGGAGTGAGGAGAAGCGGTGCAACCGATATCAAATGGATCTTCAGATCCACAACAATGCCAATACTGAAGAACTTTGCCAGAGCCAGGAGTGTTCATGGTTCCCCCTTCATGCACACTTTCAAACTTTCTCTTAGTTTCTCCTGTGGTTGAGGATAATATAAAACATTCAATCACTGCCAACTTGTAACCAAATAGCTAGTAATGCAAATTAGCATCAATGATATCAAAATTCACAAACTTTCATCAATGCAATGATTGGACAAATTGAAACTATTACCAAAAGGAATGCTAAATGTCACGACAATAACTATCACAAGCAACATTTATGACTAACTGCTTAGCACCATTACCCATCCTGTTTTTTGTCAAACTCGGAACTAATCTTTTGAACCCAAAATGTGGTCCGtgaaaattcacaaaaaaaaagttcgtGATATTTAATGTTGCCATTAATAAAAACATAGAGGTCAATGGTTTGACTAGAAATATGATTTTTGATAGGATATTATGGtctcatttgatccatgtagctgacTGACCCACCTAGTGGGTTTAGGTTTGGTTACGAAATTCATGAGGTCTACAATTAGTACCAATATGGATCCAACATGATTTAGTTTCTCTAGCTAAACCTACATGCCTTCTAATTGCATCATCTCACACTCAAGCTTGAGATCTGAACCTTACATAGTAGATCCCTTGTTAACTAGAACTTTATAGAAATCAATGTTATGGCTCCATAAAAGTAAGAGAACCAACATTATGTATTGACATTTGTAGCTGTTGTAAACACAACTTAAGTTTGTAATCAAAAAGGTCTATTGGGCATGAAATCTAAAATCATAATTGCTGCCTCATATGAATGTCAACAAGTCTTTTCATTACTAATTGTGCTATGTCATCAGAAAAACACAGTTACGTTGCCTTACAACATAGGTTCTATATAAGATTTTATTCTCTCCTTCCCCGCAGAATTAAAGTTGTGtatgttttttcatttcattctaATAAGTTATCAGATAATTGACTAGATTTACATCCAGATACATGAATATCCAAAGCTGCATAATGAAAAGAAACAGCTTATGCTCGTGCCTCCCAGGTAAAAAAGGCATCATAtcaacccacttgggttggcctggtggtgttggcttgggtgcttggagtgtgctcctcctcaaggtctcaggttcgattatcCCTGGTGCCAATTTTGGCGGgctagtttagcttcttaaaaaaaaaggcatcATATCTATATTTACGAACAAGTTTGACACTACACGTCAAAACCAATTAATCAAGTAATCTTAAAATGTAATGTAATATTTCTTGTCCCATATAATGATGAAAGCTATTTCCACTAAATTTCTACCACTGTATAGAAGTAGTTTCCTCTAATCAAGACTCAAGAACCCAATCTCCAAGAAGAAAGTTAGCGAGGAAAGGCATTGTGATTTGTGAAAGCTTTGAAAAGGGTTAAAAGAAAGCCGTGGCTAACATGGCCCATGATAAACAATGCACTGAGTGGAAGGAAGCCTTTCTATACCTCTCAAGCCTTAACTATCACTACTTCAAGAAAACTTCATCAATTGAGAAGAACAGAAGATTCAAAATGTAATCCTACTATCCTAGATATAACATTAAAGCTGCTGTACATTGTGAACCTTGTATTGTCCTTCCTTGTATCACCTGCTCACCATTACTCAACTTAACAAATGAAGCTTGATAAGTTAACTATGTCTGCATCACTAGAGCTTAACACCGACAAATAAGTGATTAAGATACTGAAAGCTTTAAAAGGAAATATTTCTCTAAGAAACACAAACATTAAACACGACACCAAAactgataataatttaagaaaattgacaCGGAACACGTGTGCTGCATAGatattttcttgtcaaaagTTACCTATTCAATTGATGGGTAGATCCTGGTCAGCTTCTCATAAGAACAGATAAAACTACACTCATCCAATCCCTGTCTAACAATATCTTAGTATACCACACTTGACTTGACTTTCATCATTTCCTTTGTAACTAATTACCAATGAAACACCGACACTTCGAACTGAAGGCGTGTTCGGTGTTTGAATTGTATCGATGTTAAATGCCGACACTTGACATTCAATAActtccattttctcaaattaatatCACTATCTACGTGCCAATGTCAGTCTTGATGATTCATTATTAACTACAGTCAGACCAgcattataatatttaattattgatgcatcaaaatcaaaatattgcaaatttaataaaatacaaataagaAAAAGCAAGTGGGGTACCTCCAAAATGGGCAGTATGAAATCGACAAGCAAGAGGGTGGTTGAGTTGAGGGTCAAATTGGGTTTTGCAGTTCTTGCAAGTTCTGAGGTTGATGTTGCTGCTGGTTTTGTTGTTGGAACTTGAGGAACACTGAATTGATGGGAATTGGAGGAAGTGTATGTTGGGTTTTGATGAAGGTATGATTTGAGATTGAAAAGCAGAAGGGGTTTTGTTATAATTAAGATGGAGAGGAAGATTGTGAGAAGAAAACATTAGAGCCATGAGATAACAAGAATTAAGAATTGCAATGCTGCAGGTTTATTTCACAGGTTTCTTTGGGCATAAATGATGGTTTAGTCATGTAAGAATTGATTGATCGAATTTtttcaatagaaaaataattgattcattatgaatttatattatatatcaacCTTATtctttttgctcaaaaaaattcatccttaacaaaattacataaaatattaaccTTTTTAAAGAGTACTAAAAGAGATTAATCAAATACAATTTTGGTTCAAATACctttcttcaatttcaatttagacttggtattttttttttttttgttatcaaacACTTTTTCACAAAgtgtatttaaaaataagagtttTTAATCAAATTGTGGTTGACACAAATAGTTAGATCTTCTGCTCATACCAACTGTGacttgaatttaaattttaaattttataattgatAGGTTATACATAAATTACATTGAGGTTGTTGGTGTTCCATTTCTTTTTTAGAACAAAAAGAGTTGTTTATCTTATATAAGTGGGTGCAAATAACAATTTCCTACCAAAAAATCTAAAGTTTGTAAACCCAATTACATTCATTTTCATATCAAACAAACGACAAAAAGGGTCACTATTAGTTACCAAAACAAAGAAGCTAAAccagaagagaagagaagagaagattcaaagaagaaaaatggaagTGAGTTTAGTAGCCTCAACATGTTTGCCACTAACCTTCAACTCCAACAAGAAGACATTGTTAAACCATAACAATAACATTTTCCACTCTCAAATTCCATTTTCAACCAAACAAAGAACAACTATCGTTAACTCCTCTATCAGACCCACTTTATCCTCTAACTGGCTTGTTTCCCATGATTTATCTGCCAAAACCGCTTCTCCATGGCTTCCCAAATTCGAAGAGCTTGATACTACCAACATGCTTCTCCGTCAAAGAATTGTTTTCTTGGGTTCTCAGGTTATTAATCTTCCTTTTTCAGATGTTTTATGAGTACCCTTTTGTCTCTTTTTGTCGGAAATTTACAAACTTTTCATCTGGGTTTAGTCTAATAGCATGCCCACAAAACTATGAAGCACCCACACAGACACCGGATAAAGACACCAGATAGGACACTGACacagtaatttgagaaaatgaaataattgaatgtaatctcATGTGTTGGTGTAATTGGGTCCTTCACTAGTGGACCGTGGGATTGGTCCCCAGATTAATCGGTCTTTGAgccggataccgagttttcagaAAAAGAATGGGTCAGTGACCAAAACTGACATGTGTCAGATACCAGACATGCTTTCGATCGGAATAGTTGTGCTACAGCAGAGCAAAAACATCATGAAGAATGGACAAATAGGGGAAATGGTTAAAAAAGGAGAATTAATATGATAATATTGTTGAATTGCTGAAGATgtgtttgatgttgttgttgattttgggATATTTTTATGGTTGTTTGATAATGTGGTTTCATTTTGAAGAGGTGGTAAAAACTGAAAGAACAAAGAGGGATAATGAAATGCAACTAAAAGAGATTGCATCTAGAGAAATTCTAATATAGACCACCTTCATAAGTGGTCCATCTTAGACTAATACTTAAAACATGTTTATaactccaacaacaacaaacgtTGTCTCTAGATAATAGATGTTAAATGGTTCTCCTCATTTTTACGATTGAAATAGTGACTTAATTTATACCATTTGATTAAAACAACGGATATGTAGCTCATATTGAACCGACATCAATCAAGTCACTGTCTTAGCCGTGAATATGACAAGagttgtgattttttatttttgaacagTAACGTCGATTGTCATTGGAATTTCTGATAATTTGAAGTATTGGTCCACGGCGGACAACCTATGAAGGTGGTCCACCTTAGAACTCACCTGGTATCTGATTGTGTGTTTGTGAATTTCTTTGTTTGAGCAGGTGGATGATATGACTGCAGATTTTGTGATTAGTCAGCTTTTGTTTTTGGATGCTGATGATCCTACCAAAGATATCAAGTTGTTTATTAATTCACCTGGTGGTTCTGTTACTGCTGGTATGTAAACAATGTTTTACTTGACGTTCTTATTCATTTGTTCTTATTTGCACTTGACTTGTCGTGGATCTACTTGAATCTTGAGCTCAATTTTGTTGATTGACTGCTCAAGATATGTTTACTCAGTATTGTTAAACAGCGGCTATAGCATAGTGGAGTTTTAACAAATTTCTATTGTTCTGCAATATGTATTTAGTACAAATTGTTGTTCAATAGCAGCTCTAGTGGTGCTATAGCGATGTAGCGAAACGAAATTCGAACAAACCGCTAATTTCTGCGATCCATGTTTGACATCACTGCGTTTACTTAATGCCGTGCACAAGCTTTCAGCCTTTAATAACTCACTTTAGTAATTAACTGCTTGTGGTAACTGAGTTGTTGGTATGAGTTATACACTACATTTTTATTACTGAGTAAAACAAGAAATTGTTGGTCACTCTGATTCACAAGCTAacacatatttataaaatttgttttataagGAATTTTTTATCACTCTGGTTCACAAGCTAACACagatttataaaatttattttataagagaaaaatttattgaatcGATGAGTGTTGGAAGCGAAGTTTGGTGCATTTCTCCATTTAATGAATCTGAAATCTTTCATTCGTCTGCTAATTGCTATTATTTTGCTAATCGTTCCGTGCAGGAATGGGAGTTTATGATGCCATGAAGTTATGCAAGGCAGACGTGTCAACCGTTTGCCTTGGACTTGCAGCATCCATGGGTGCATTTCTCCTCGCTGCTGGTACAAAGGGGAAGAGGTATTGTATGCCGAATTCCAGAGTTATGATTCATCAACCGCTCGGGTCTGCTGGTGGAAAAGTAAGACTGTCCACTTATATCCTCCGGTTTTGATTATTGTCAACTAGTAATAGGTCTGAAGTTTGTCATGGCTATCTTTTTTGTGTGTGCTGATAATCATGCTTAAGTTTAAgctaattttatatttgaagtATTTGTGAAGAAGTATGGGATGTGGAAGCCATATGATTTTCTTTAACTGCGAGTAACTGTTAAAATCAGTTCCACCttgaaatgagtgaaaaaatatcttttttcatAAACTCCGGCATGATTGCTTCAAATCTGTAGCTTAAATATGCTATTGACACAATTCCGACTAGTTTGATTAGCTTTGAATTCAAACAAGTGAGAGTAAAGAGAGCATCTTAGAGCTGTTTGTTGCAAACTGAACCTGAAAATGTTGCACATGGCTAGAAAATACAGTAGTCCTATTTATAGATGACTTGGATGTAGGTAAACTAACTGACATACCTGTCATTTAACTGATACTAACTGGCTATTACGGAGCATTACTGATTTTAACAATGACAAAtgtacttcaaaaaaaaaaaatgacaactgTAGAGACTACTGTACAAAGCTGAATAGATCTACTAAATCATAAATCCGGAGCACTTTTGTAAGTAGACTATACTCTAACAATGATGATAACAACCTTTAGAGGTCACTATCCTCTGTATTGTGCCTAATTCTCCTCTGTCAATACCCCCACTCAAAGAGCCACTTTGTCCTTTAGGCAGCGGAAAGCAGGGAGAACCtcttgtattgtattgtatctTAGCTGTTGTCTCCCAACTGCTCTCTTACTCAGCCAGGTTTCGATTTTCAATCATTTGATCAAACACCTTTaagtttgattcatgtagcccATATAACCTTCTCACTGAGAATCTGTTACAGTTGCACTTGTAACTCATATGATAGAAgtagaacactatggcgtcgtttgattcatgtagcctaccctacttagtgggataaggcttggttgttgttgttgcttcctttctttcttttttttaaataattttttattactttataTTTTAACATGATGTAACTTAttgtataatataaaataaataaaaattatgttaacaacactctcttttaTTAGCATAAAAAAAGCACACTCTTATTAGTTGAAATTCTTATGAGTTCCACTAAATTTATGTCGATCCTATGTGATTTAGTAGAATCCATTTGAATTACAACAAATGAAAGGATGTGTGttgaaaaatgtgtgtttttgAGTCTGTCGCCAgcacttctaaaaaaataatgatcaaatcgaatcaaaaaatttaatgaaaataaaaatccaattgtCAAATCACCACTCATCTAAGAGAACTcgtatgataaaataaaatgagtaTTACACTGCATACAATAGATTGTAACATTGTTTCCCTCCATCAAAAGTTGTGTGATTATTTTCCCTATTTAAATGGAAATTACGGTTTTCGCCCCTCCTCAGTAAATATTCCTGGTTCCGTCCCTGCCTAGGTGTCACGGCGATCCTCCCATCATGACCTCTATAGTCAGTTCGGCCATTCCCCTAAGCACCGCTGTCACTCGCTAGTACAAAGACAGCAAGTTTGCTGGTGCTTGAAGGTCATGTGCCACCTTCTGCTGCTATGTTTTCTGCGCAGTTTGTTCTGTTCATCTTGTCAGGGAATCCTCTTTCCGATGTGGGGGTTGCCCGTCCTATTTGACCCCTGAAACAGTGTTTCCttgtttatttcttcaaaaataaatctCTCACTTTTCAGAATTATTTTTTCTGCACTTCTCTGGTCTTTTGCACACCACAATGGTAGTGTTCCAGTCAGTCCCTATTGCGCTGGCTTTATTTTCTTGAGTGGTTTCCAAGGGCAGCAGCATCTACAAACAAGTCTTCGCTATCTTGTGTGTTCTCCGGCAGTCCATCTATCATGTCGGGGGAATTTACAGTAAAAACCATGTGGATTGCCAAGCCGCCAATGAGATGTGGTTTTTGGGTCAAGGTCTGTCCGACCATTTGACTAAAAAGACATATAATGTTGCTGCAGCAGAACTTGAACGTTGGAAGAAAGCTGATGCACAGTTAGTTGGCCTTCTATCGCAATCCATTGATTCAATGTTGATGGTTAATTTTTGTCCGTGCGATATTTGGGAGATAGCTTGAGACGTCTGTTAGAATGATGTTCAGCGTCTCTATGATGTGGTTCACAATTTATTAAATCTTTAGATAATAGATCAAGATCTTCCATTGTACCTAAAATAAAGCTTAATTGTTTAGGTTGTATTTTAAGATATAAGCCCAATCTCCCACTTGAACTCAAGTGCATTATGGCTGTTGGTTTGAGCATTCGGTAAATTGTTTGTCAACTCCTCTAGTAGCTCGTCTTGCTGCTGTGTCAAACGTTTCACCTCCTCAATCTTTAGAAGGGATAGTGGTTCCCTCTAAAAGCAAGGGAAGATCTTGTTCCTACAAAGCTCAAGTGATGTTGTACTTTTCTTTAACCATGTTTGGTTGCTTAATCTAAATGTTCCTCCTCCCAGACACGCTAACTAAAATGCAACCCAGCTTCACCACCACGGCTTTAAATCACGCTTACTGCTGGGGCTATTTCTGCTTGGGTTGGAAGGCTGCCTTTCTTGTTCTTTGAAGTTAAATTTGTATTGACATGCCTCACTTCATGTAGATGCATTATATTAGTGTGGTGCAAGTTTGATATaccaaaaattattttgcaGTAGCTATAGATAGAAGTTTTTTACCTGGAGTTGTGTTGGCCATCTGTTATGAATTCATAATGTCTGGTTTCATAcaaatatatatgatgatttcTTTTGGAAATTTGCTTGTACAATAATTTTAATCATGGTGGCTATGAGCAAAAACTTTTCATTATATAGTATTACTACTAAACAGTGAAGTGTAATTACAGGCTACAGAAATGAGCATCCGTGCGAGAGAGTTGATGTATCACAAGATTAAGATAAACAAGATACTATCAAGAATTACAGGAAAACCTGAAGAGCAGGTTAGATATGGCACCGTGTAATTAGCTTGTTGTCCAAAATGATACTTAtcttttcaccattttaattttattttattcttgtgCAGATTGAATTGGACACGGATCGTGATAATTTTATGAATCCATGGGAAGCGAAAGAATACGGTTTGATTGATGATGTTATTGATGACGGAAAACCAGGACTAGTTGCTCCAATTACAGATGCAGCGCCACCTCCAAAAACTATGTTAAAGAATATATGGGAAATTGAAGGAAACTCAAAAGGTAAGAAGAAACTCCCCTCAGAGGAAACATCAACTGCTGTATGAGTTATGGGACAAGCAAGGATTGATTCCATTGCTTTCATACTCAAAAACAGACCTATCACCTCCAACAAGTATTAAAAGGATTTTTCAACATGTCATAGCAGTTACATTTCATGTAAAAATCAAGACTGTAT containing:
- the LOC11431896 gene encoding uncharacterized protein; protein product: MALMFSSHNLPLHLNYNKTPSAFQSQIIPSSKPNIHFLQFPSIQCSSSSNNKTSSNINLRTCKNCKTQFDPQLNHPLACRFHTAHFGGETKRKFESVHEGGTMNTPGSGKVLQYWHCCGSEDPFDIGCTASPHSSYDD
- the LOC11436233 gene encoding ATP-dependent Clp protease proteolytic subunit 3, chloroplastic; amino-acid sequence: MEVSLVASTCLPLTFNSNKKTLLNHNNNIFHSQIPFSTKQRTTIVNSSIRPTLSSNWLVSHDLSAKTASPWLPKFEELDTTNMLLRQRIVFLGSQVDDMTADFVISQLLFLDADDPTKDIKLFINSPGGSVTAGMGVYDAMKLCKADVSTVCLGLAASMGAFLLAAGTKGKRYCMPNSRVMIHQPLGSAGGKATEMSIRARELMYHKIKINKILSRITGKPEEQIELDTDRDNFMNPWEAKEYGLIDDVIDDGKPGLVAPITDAAPPPKTMLKNIWEIEGNSKGKKKLPSEETSTAV